The following proteins are co-located in the Microcystis wesenbergii NRERC-220 genome:
- a CDS encoding 30S ribosomal protein S1: protein MTTQKTANKNIGFTHEDFAALLDKYDYHFSPGDVVAGTVFSMEPRGALIDIGAKTAAFIPVQEMSINRVDNPEEVLQPNETREFFILTDENEDGQLTLSIRRIEYMRAWERVRQLQKEDATVRSNVFATNRGGALVRIEGLRGFIPGSHISTREAKEDLVGQELPLKFLEVDEDRNRLVLSHRRALVERKMNGLAVGQVVIGSVRGIKPYGAFIDIGGVSGLLHISEISHDHIDTPHTVFNVNDELKVMIIDLDAERGRISLSTKQLEPEPGDMLKNRPLVFEKAEEMAIKYREKRLAEAEGRTVSEVVAEIEVPPALEEEDLVLAAAEE, encoded by the coding sequence GACCACCCAAAAAACCGCAAACAAAAACATAGGCTTTACCCATGAAGATTTTGCCGCCCTTCTAGACAAATACGATTATCATTTCAGTCCGGGAGATGTTGTCGCCGGGACTGTTTTCAGCATGGAACCCCGGGGAGCGCTCATCGATATCGGTGCTAAAACCGCCGCTTTTATCCCCGTGCAGGAGATGTCGATCAACCGCGTCGATAATCCCGAAGAAGTTTTACAACCTAACGAAACCAGGGAGTTTTTCATTCTTACCGACGAGAATGAAGATGGACAGCTAACCCTGTCGATCCGTCGCATCGAATATATGCGCGCTTGGGAACGGGTGCGTCAATTGCAAAAAGAAGATGCTACCGTGCGCTCGAATGTTTTCGCCACTAACCGTGGTGGGGCATTAGTCAGGATTGAAGGTCTCCGCGGCTTTATCCCAGGTTCTCACATTAGCACCAGAGAAGCGAAAGAGGATTTAGTCGGTCAGGAATTGCCCTTAAAGTTTTTAGAAGTGGATGAGGATCGCAACCGTCTGGTTTTAAGTCATCGTCGCGCTTTAGTGGAACGCAAGATGAACGGTTTAGCCGTGGGACAGGTGGTAATCGGTTCCGTGCGCGGAATCAAGCCCTACGGTGCTTTCATTGATATCGGTGGAGTCAGTGGTTTACTGCATATTTCCGAAATCTCTCACGATCACATTGACACCCCCCACACGGTTTTCAATGTCAATGATGAGTTGAAAGTGATGATTATCGATCTCGATGCCGAAAGAGGTCGCATTTCCCTCTCGACTAAACAATTAGAACCAGAACCGGGAGATATGCTAAAAAATCGCCCATTAGTGTTTGAAAAAGCGGAAGAAATGGCGATTAAATACCGAGAAAAACGTCTAGCGGAAGCGGAAGGCCGGACCGTCTCGGAAGTAGTCGCAGAAATTGAAGTCCCTCCCGCCCTGGAAGAGGAAGATTTAGTTCTCGCCGCCGCCGAGGAGTAG